The Girardinichthys multiradiatus isolate DD_20200921_A chromosome 6, DD_fGirMul_XY1, whole genome shotgun sequence genome window below encodes:
- the wnt3a gene encoding protein Wnt-3a, whose protein sequence is MSPHLGVLLERFCETLRMIYLGSFLLFCGLTHVMASYPIWWSLAMGHQYSSIGTQPILCGSIPGLVPKQLRFCRNYVEIMPSVAEGVKIGIQECQHQFRGRRWNCTTINDNLAIFGPVLDKATRESAFVHAIASAGVAFAVTRACADGSATICGCDTRHKGPPGDGWKWGGCSEDVEFGSMVSREFADARENRPDARSAMNRHNNEAGRMSLNDNMFLKCKCHGLSGSCEVKTCWWSQPDFRVIGDYMKDKYDSASEMVVEKHKESRGWVETLRPKYNYFKPPTERDLVYYESSPNFCDPNPETGSFGTRERICNLTSHGIDGCDLLCCGRGHNTRTEKRKEKCHCIFHWCCYVSCQECVRVYDVHTCK, encoded by the exons ATGAGCCCGCATCTTGGCGTTCTACTGGAGAGGTTTTGCGAAACATTAAGGATGATATACCTTGGAAGTTTCCTGCTGTTCTGTGGGCTTACGCATGTCATGGCAAGCTATCCCATCTGGTG GTCACTAGCAATGGGCCACCAGTACTCATCAATAGGTACCCAACCTATCCTTTGTGGCAGCATACCAGGTCTGGTGCCCAAGCAGCTGCGCTTCTGTCGAAACTACGTTGAGATCATGCCCAGCGTGGCTGAGGGAGTGAAGATAGGCATTCAAGAGTGCCAACACCAGTTCAGAGGCCGGCGCTGGAACTGCACGACAATCAACGACAATTTGGCCATCTTTGGACCGGTCTTGGACAAAG CCACTCGAGAGTCCGCTTTTGTTCATGCCATTGCCTCAGCAGGGGTTGCCTTTGCTGTGACCCGGGCTTGTGCTGACGGTTCAGCCACCATCTGTGGATGCGACACACGTCACAAGGGCCCCCCTGGAGACGGCTGGAAGTGGGGTGGCTGCAGCGAGGATGTGGAATTTGGAAGCATGGtatcccgtgagtttgcagacGCGAGGGAGAACCGCCCAGACGCACGTTCTGCCATGAACCGCCATAACAACGAGGCAGGAAGAATG TCCCTCAACGACAACATGTTTCTGAAGTGCAAGTGCCATGGGCTCTCAGGCAGCTGCGAAGTCAAGACATGCTGGTGGTCTCAGCCGGACTTTCGAGTCATCGGCGACTATATGAAGGACAAGTATGACAGCGCTTCTGAAATGGTGGTGGAGAAGCACAAGGAGTCCCGTGGTTGGGTGGAGACGCTGAGACCCAAGTACAACTACTTCAAACCCCCTACAGAGCGCGATCTGGTTTATTATGAAAGCTCGCCAAATTTCTGCGACCCCAACCCAGAAACAGGTTCCTTTGGCACCCGGGAGCGCATCTGCAACCTGACGTCCCACGGCATAGACGGCTGTGACCTGCTGTGTTGCGGCAGGGGCCACAACACCAGAACTGAGAAGAGGAAGGAGAAGTGTCACTGTATTTTCCACTGGTGCTGCTATGTCAGCTGCCAGGAGTGTGTAAGAGTCTACGACGTGCACACCTGCAAATAG